A genomic region of Helicoverpa zea isolate HzStark_Cry1AcR chromosome 8, ilHelZeax1.1, whole genome shotgun sequence contains the following coding sequences:
- the LOC124632814 gene encoding N(4)-(Beta-N-acetylglucosaminyl)-L-asparaginase-like isoform X2, whose product MLWLSLILLSSFNYYVVDSEPNVPVVITTWWFSNATVKAWEVLKEGGTALDAVEQGASVCEVQQCDGTVGYGGSPDENGETTLDALIMDGTMNVGAVAALRRIKSAISVARHVLEHTKHSFLAGELATQFAVQMGFHEESLTTAHSKQLWLKWHNENHCQPNFWMGVKPDPTKQCGPYHEIKKNSFRDTQPEVHMIVDRYNHDTIGMVAVDSNGDVAAGTSTNGAKYKIPGRVGDSPIPGAGAYADNEVGGAAATGDGDIMLRFLPSFLAVEEMRRGASPTDATQTAVKRIAAHYPDFMGAVIALTKTGQYGAACHGIPTFPFVVQDKTRNVFEVITIKC is encoded by the exons ATGTTGTGGTTGTCGCTAATATTACTTtcaagttttaattattatgtagttGATAGCGAACCAAATGTTCCAGTAGTCATAACAACGTGGTGGTTTTCAAATGCTACAGTAAAAG CCTGGGAGGTCCTAAAAGAAGGAGGTACAGCATTAGATGCAGTAGAGCAAGGTGCTTCAGTATGCGAGGTCCAACAGTGTGATGGAACAGTGGGCTATGGAGGCAGTCCTGATGAGAATGGTGAGACAACACTGGATGCTCTCATTATGGATGG GACCATGAATGTGGGAGCTGTAGCAGCTCTCCGCAGGATAAAAAGTGCAATATCAGTCGCTCGCCATGTCTTGGAACATACAAAACACTCATTCCTGGCTGGTGAACTGGCAACACAGTTTGCTGTCCAGATGGGATTCCATGAAGAGTCTCTTACTACTGCTCATTCTAAGCAGCTTTGGTTGAAGTGGCATAATGAGAATCACTGCCAACCTAACTTTTGGATG GGTGTCAAGCCAGATCCTACCAAACAATGTGGTCCTTATCATGAAATTAAGAAGAACAGTTTTCGAGATACACAGCCTGAAGTACATATGATAGTAGATAGATATAATCATGATACTATTGGGATGGTGGCCGTTGACAGCAATGGCGATGTCGCAGCCGGCACTTCAACAAATGGAGCTAAATATAAAATTCCTGG GAGGGTTGGTGATTCCCCCATACCTGGGGCTGGTGCATATGCTGATAATGAAGTAGGAGGAGCTGCAGCCACAGGTGATGGCGATATCATGCTCCGGTTCTTACCTAG CTTTTTGGCTGTCGAAGAAATGCGTCGAGGCGCATCGCCTACAGACGCCACGCAAACAGCCGTTAAAAGAATAGCAGCACATTACCCTGATTTCATGGGAGCTGTTATAGCTTTAACGAAAACTGGGCAATACGGGGCTGCATGTCATGGAATACCTACGTTTCCATTCGTTGTACAAGATAAAACTCGAAATGTGTTTGAAGTTATTActataaaatgttaa
- the LOC124632814 gene encoding N(4)-(Beta-N-acetylglucosaminyl)-L-asparaginase-like isoform X3, producing the protein MLWLSLILLSSFNYYVVDSEPNVPVVITTWWFSNATVKAWEVLKEGGTALDAVEQGASVCEVQQCDGTVGYGGSPDENGETTLDALIMDGRTMNVGAVAALRRIKSAISVARHVLEHTKHSFLAGELATQFAVQMGFHEESLTTAHSKQLWLKWHNENHCQPNFWMGVKPDPTKQCGPYHEIKKNSFRDTQPEVHMIVDRYNHDTIGMVAVDSNGDVAAGTSTNGAKYKIPGFLAVEEMRRGASPTDATQTAVKRIAAHYPDFMGAVIALTKTGQYGAACHGIPTFPFVVQDKTRNVFEVITIKC; encoded by the exons ATGTTGTGGTTGTCGCTAATATTACTTtcaagttttaattattatgtagttGATAGCGAACCAAATGTTCCAGTAGTCATAACAACGTGGTGGTTTTCAAATGCTACAGTAAAAG CCTGGGAGGTCCTAAAAGAAGGAGGTACAGCATTAGATGCAGTAGAGCAAGGTGCTTCAGTATGCGAGGTCCAACAGTGTGATGGAACAGTGGGCTATGGAGGCAGTCCTGATGAGAATGGTGAGACAACACTGGATGCTCTCATTATGGATGG gaGGACCATGAATGTGGGAGCTGTAGCAGCTCTCCGCAGGATAAAAAGTGCAATATCAGTCGCTCGCCATGTCTTGGAACATACAAAACACTCATTCCTGGCTGGTGAACTGGCAACACAGTTTGCTGTCCAGATGGGATTCCATGAAGAGTCTCTTACTACTGCTCATTCTAAGCAGCTTTGGTTGAAGTGGCATAATGAGAATCACTGCCAACCTAACTTTTGGATG GGTGTCAAGCCAGATCCTACCAAACAATGTGGTCCTTATCATGAAATTAAGAAGAACAGTTTTCGAGATACACAGCCTGAAGTACATATGATAGTAGATAGATATAATCATGATACTATTGGGATGGTGGCCGTTGACAGCAATGGCGATGTCGCAGCCGGCACTTCAACAAATGGAGCTAAATATAAAATTCCTGG CTTTTTGGCTGTCGAAGAAATGCGTCGAGGCGCATCGCCTACAGACGCCACGCAAACAGCCGTTAAAAGAATAGCAGCACATTACCCTGATTTCATGGGAGCTGTTATAGCTTTAACGAAAACTGGGCAATACGGGGCTGCATGTCATGGAATACCTACGTTTCCATTCGTTGTACAAGATAAAACTCGAAATGTGTTTGAAGTTATTActataaaatgttaa
- the LOC124632814 gene encoding N(4)-(Beta-N-acetylglucosaminyl)-L-asparaginase-like isoform X1, producing the protein MLWLSLILLSSFNYYVVDSEPNVPVVITTWWFSNATVKAWEVLKEGGTALDAVEQGASVCEVQQCDGTVGYGGSPDENGETTLDALIMDGRTMNVGAVAALRRIKSAISVARHVLEHTKHSFLAGELATQFAVQMGFHEESLTTAHSKQLWLKWHNENHCQPNFWMGVKPDPTKQCGPYHEIKKNSFRDTQPEVHMIVDRYNHDTIGMVAVDSNGDVAAGTSTNGAKYKIPGRVGDSPIPGAGAYADNEVGGAAATGDGDIMLRFLPSFLAVEEMRRGASPTDATQTAVKRIAAHYPDFMGAVIALTKTGQYGAACHGIPTFPFVVQDKTRNVFEVITIKC; encoded by the exons ATGTTGTGGTTGTCGCTAATATTACTTtcaagttttaattattatgtagttGATAGCGAACCAAATGTTCCAGTAGTCATAACAACGTGGTGGTTTTCAAATGCTACAGTAAAAG CCTGGGAGGTCCTAAAAGAAGGAGGTACAGCATTAGATGCAGTAGAGCAAGGTGCTTCAGTATGCGAGGTCCAACAGTGTGATGGAACAGTGGGCTATGGAGGCAGTCCTGATGAGAATGGTGAGACAACACTGGATGCTCTCATTATGGATGG gaGGACCATGAATGTGGGAGCTGTAGCAGCTCTCCGCAGGATAAAAAGTGCAATATCAGTCGCTCGCCATGTCTTGGAACATACAAAACACTCATTCCTGGCTGGTGAACTGGCAACACAGTTTGCTGTCCAGATGGGATTCCATGAAGAGTCTCTTACTACTGCTCATTCTAAGCAGCTTTGGTTGAAGTGGCATAATGAGAATCACTGCCAACCTAACTTTTGGATG GGTGTCAAGCCAGATCCTACCAAACAATGTGGTCCTTATCATGAAATTAAGAAGAACAGTTTTCGAGATACACAGCCTGAAGTACATATGATAGTAGATAGATATAATCATGATACTATTGGGATGGTGGCCGTTGACAGCAATGGCGATGTCGCAGCCGGCACTTCAACAAATGGAGCTAAATATAAAATTCCTGG GAGGGTTGGTGATTCCCCCATACCTGGGGCTGGTGCATATGCTGATAATGAAGTAGGAGGAGCTGCAGCCACAGGTGATGGCGATATCATGCTCCGGTTCTTACCTAG CTTTTTGGCTGTCGAAGAAATGCGTCGAGGCGCATCGCCTACAGACGCCACGCAAACAGCCGTTAAAAGAATAGCAGCACATTACCCTGATTTCATGGGAGCTGTTATAGCTTTAACGAAAACTGGGCAATACGGGGCTGCATGTCATGGAATACCTACGTTTCCATTCGTTGTACAAGATAAAACTCGAAATGTGTTTGAAGTTATTActataaaatgttaa
- the LOC124632814 gene encoding N(4)-(Beta-N-acetylglucosaminyl)-L-asparaginase-like isoform X4: MDGRTMNVGAVAALRRIKSAISVARHVLEHTKHSFLAGELATQFAVQMGFHEESLTTAHSKQLWLKWHNENHCQPNFWMGVKPDPTKQCGPYHEIKKNSFRDTQPEVHMIVDRYNHDTIGMVAVDSNGDVAAGTSTNGAKYKIPGRVGDSPIPGAGAYADNEVGGAAATGDGDIMLRFLPSFLAVEEMRRGASPTDATQTAVKRIAAHYPDFMGAVIALTKTGQYGAACHGIPTFPFVVQDKTRNVFEVITIKC, translated from the exons ATGGATGG gaGGACCATGAATGTGGGAGCTGTAGCAGCTCTCCGCAGGATAAAAAGTGCAATATCAGTCGCTCGCCATGTCTTGGAACATACAAAACACTCATTCCTGGCTGGTGAACTGGCAACACAGTTTGCTGTCCAGATGGGATTCCATGAAGAGTCTCTTACTACTGCTCATTCTAAGCAGCTTTGGTTGAAGTGGCATAATGAGAATCACTGCCAACCTAACTTTTGGATG GGTGTCAAGCCAGATCCTACCAAACAATGTGGTCCTTATCATGAAATTAAGAAGAACAGTTTTCGAGATACACAGCCTGAAGTACATATGATAGTAGATAGATATAATCATGATACTATTGGGATGGTGGCCGTTGACAGCAATGGCGATGTCGCAGCCGGCACTTCAACAAATGGAGCTAAATATAAAATTCCTGG GAGGGTTGGTGATTCCCCCATACCTGGGGCTGGTGCATATGCTGATAATGAAGTAGGAGGAGCTGCAGCCACAGGTGATGGCGATATCATGCTCCGGTTCTTACCTAG CTTTTTGGCTGTCGAAGAAATGCGTCGAGGCGCATCGCCTACAGACGCCACGCAAACAGCCGTTAAAAGAATAGCAGCACATTACCCTGATTTCATGGGAGCTGTTATAGCTTTAACGAAAACTGGGCAATACGGGGCTGCATGTCATGGAATACCTACGTTTCCATTCGTTGTACAAGATAAAACTCGAAATGTGTTTGAAGTTATTActataaaatgttaa
- the LOC124632817 gene encoding 40S ribosomal protein S2, producing the protein MADAAPAGGRGGFRGGFGSRGGDRGRGGPRGRGRGRGRGRGRGKEDQKEWVPVTKLGRLVREGKIDKLESIYLFSLPIKEFEIIDFFLGPSLNDEVLKIMPVQKQTRAGQRTRFKAFVAIGDNNGHIGLGVKCSKEVATAIRGAIILAKLSVLPVRRGYWGNKIGKPHTVPCKVTGKCGSVTVRLIPAPRGTGIVSAPVPKKLLQMAGVQDCYTSARGSTGTLGNFAKATYAAIAKTYAYLTPDLWRDIPLTKSPYSEFKA; encoded by the exons ATGGCGGACGCTGCTCCAGCCGGTGGACGTGGCGGTTTTCGCGGCGGCTTTGGGTCTCGTGGTGGCGATAGAGGCCGTGGTGGTCCTCGTGGCCGTGGACGCGGTCGTGGTCGCGGCCGTGGACGTGGAAAGGAAGATCAGAAGGAGTGGGTGCCGGTGACTAAACTGGGCCGTCTCGTACGCGAGGGAAAGATCGACAAACTCGAGAGCATCTACCTGTTCTCTCTGCCCATCAAAGAGTTCGAGATCATCGACTTCTTCCTCGGCCCATCTCTGAACGATGAGGTCCTCAAGATCATGCCCGTACAGAAGCAGACCCGTGCCGGTCAGCGTACTCGCTTCAAGGCCTTCGTGGCTATCGGCGACAATAACGGACACATTGGTTTGGGCGTGAAGTGCAGCAAGGAAGTCGCTACCGCTATCCGTGGTGCTATCATCCTTGCCAAGCTGTCTGTCCTTCCAGTCCGTAGAGGCTACTGGGGTAACAAGATCGGCAAGCCCCACACCGTGCCCTGCAAG GTCACTGGCAAGTGTGGTTCAGTCACCGTGAGGTTGATTCCTGCTCCTCGTGGTACTGGTATTGTGTCTGCCCCAGTCCCCAAGAAGCTGCTTCAGATGGCTGGTGTCCAGGACTGCTACACCTCAGCTCGTGGTTCCACTGGCACTCTTGGCAACTTCGCTAAGGCCACTTATGCGGCtattgccaagacctacgcttACCTTACACCTGACTTGTGGAGGGACATCCCATTGACCAAGTCGCCTTACTCTGAGTTCAAAGCCTAA
- the LOC124632322 gene encoding probable DNA-directed RNA polymerases I and III subunit RPAC2 has protein sequence MMISELPGDENSAPTCRTYVFQNESHTLGNALKCIISRYEDVEFCGYTVPHPAESKMHFRIQAHKTPALEILKRGLKDLEKVCDHTIDLFEKEVNDFGKA, from the exons atgatgaTATCGGag cttccaggtgatgagaattcagcTCCAACATGTAGGACATATGTTTTCCAAAATGAGAGCCACACGCTAGGAAATGCCTTAAAATGTATTATCAGTAGATA TGAGGATGTAGAATTCTGTGGCTACACTGTACCTCATCCAGCAGAATCTAAAATGCACTTCAGGATACAAGCACATAAAACACCAGCGCTAGAAATACTAAAAAGAGGTTTGAAAGACTTAGAAAAAGTATGTGACCACACAATAGATTTATTCGAAAAAGAAGTAAATGATTTTGGGAAAGCataa
- the LOC124632323 gene encoding cytochrome P450 4d2-like, with amino-acid sequence MITLLICTVLVFVLLLSWINLVKESRRFNLNGPTALPILGNAHLFIVKSTEMLDLLARLASKYGDAFRVHLFSTPVVIVTHSRYAEALVSSTEHITKGRTYDFLLNWLGLGLLTSTGQMWKTQRRFLTPAFHFNILQNFLPVFCKNQRYLTDKLRGLANGQPIDMTPIVALDALDNVTESIMGVCVDAQKHQSEYVKSIEELSAIVTMRMQNPFMGQDAIFNLLPYKTKQEKALKIVHGQTHKVIEARRAELRRANITALPDSNDVGIKNKHAFLDLLLLAEMDGKKIDDEGVREQVDTFMFEGHDTTTSGIVYTLYCLSKHRDIQEKIYEELQTIFGSEMERDPTFTELNQMKYLELVLKESLRLFPPVPLIERKIMRDCEIGDMKLVKGTSVLINIYQIHRQPDMFENPLEFRPERFEKPLKNPFSWIPFSAGPRNCIGQKFAMVELKITISEIVKNFYILPASQEPELSADIVLRSKNGVHVKLMPRK; translated from the exons atgattacattattaatatgtacggttttagtatttgttttgttattatcaTGGATAAATTTGGTGAAGGAAAGTCGACGGTTTAACCTGAATGGACCCACGGCTTTGCCTATTTTGGGAAATGCACATCTGTTTATTGTTAAATCAACAG AAATGTTGGACTTGTTAGCGAGACTGGCGAGCAAGTATGGCGATGCGTTCAGAGTGCATTTATTCTCCACTCCTGTCGTGATTGTAACCCACTCTAGATATGCTGAG GCACTAGTATCAAGCACGGAGCACATCACAAAAGGCAGGACCTACGACTTCCTATTAAACTGGCTTGGTCTAGGTCTACTGACATCCACAG GCCAGATGTGGAAGACTCAAAGGAGATTCTTAACACCCGCCTTCCACTTTAATATACTACAAAACTTCTTGCCAGTATTTTGCAAGAATCAGAGATATTTGACAGATAAACTGCGGGGTCTTGCCAACGGACAACCTATTGATATGACCCCTATTGTTGCCTTGGATGCTCTTGATAACGTGACAG agtcCATAATGGGAGTTTGCGTGGACGCACAGAAACATCAGTCTGAATACGTGAAAAGTATCGAAGA ACTGTCCGCAATAGTAACGATGAGGATGCAAAATCCTTTCATGGGACAAGACGCTATTTTCAATTTGTTGCCTTACAAGACGAAACAGGAGAAAGCTTTGAAGATTGTACATGGACAGACCCATAAAGTAATTGAAGCAAGACGAGCGGAATTAAGACGTGCTAATATAACTGCTCTTCCCGACAGTAATGATGTTG GTATTAAGAACAAGCACGCATTCTTGGACCTGTTGCTGTTAGCTGAAATGGACGGCAAAAAGATAGACGATGAAGGTGTGAGGGAACAGGTCGACACATTCATGTTTGAG GGTCACGACACGACGACTTCAGGCATTGTTTACACACTCTACTGCCTATCGAAACACAGAGATATCCAAGAAAAGATCTACGAAGAACTGCAAACTATATTTGGCAGTGAAATGGAAAGAGACCCTACATTTAC TGAACTCAACCAAATGAAGTATCTGGAGTTGGTGCTCAAAGAATCGTTGCGGCTCTTCCCACCAGTGCCACTCATTGAGAGAAAGATTATGAGGGATTGTG AAATCGGAGACATGAAACTAGTGAAAGGCACATCGGTCCTCATCAACATCTACCAAATCCACCGGCAGCCAGATATGTTTGAGAATCCTTTGGAGTTCCGGCCGGAGCGGTTCGAAAAGCCATTGAAGAATCCCTTCAGTTGGATTCCATTCAGTGCTGGTCCTAGAAATTGTATAG GTCAAAAATTCGCGATGGTGGAACTGAAAATTACCATCTCAGAAATCGTAAAAAACTTCTACATATTACCAGCATCTCAAGAGCCTGAACTGAGCGCAGACATCGTACTAAGATCTAAGAATGGAGTCCACGTTAAACTTATGCCTAggaaataa